In the Variovorax sp. S12S4 genome, one interval contains:
- a CDS encoding lytic murein transglycosylase, translating into MHQASNLSIPRFNRFALLAASAAVAALLASCASAPPPVSAKPPASATGARPAPGPTAPAATGADDADVEQRFAKWIADFRAAARTQGISDATLHSAFDQVQYLPRVIELDRAQPEFTRTVWDYLDNAVTPQRVATGQDKLLQVRTEADAAAVRYGVPPAVIVAIWGMESNYGGNYGNTPVVDALATLGFEGRREDWAKRELLAALKILDSGDIARERMIGSWAGAMGQTQFLPSNFLAYAVDADGDGRRDIWGSMPDVVASTANFLSRSGWQAGVPWGVEVRLPPGFDYGRADTSVRQSSGQWAAEGLRAIDDQPLPEFAEATVLLPAGARGPAFLIGPNFRAVLRYNNSTNYALAVGLLAQRLGGGPGVQAAWPRDLPALSRSQMVELQTALNQRGFATGAADGVMGPATREGLRRYQRSVGLPADGYPSAELLQRLQQP; encoded by the coding sequence ATGCATCAAGCAAGCAATCTTTCCATTCCTCGTTTCAACAGGTTCGCACTCTTGGCCGCATCGGCGGCCGTTGCTGCATTGCTGGCCAGCTGCGCCTCCGCTCCACCGCCCGTTAGCGCGAAGCCGCCCGCATCGGCAACCGGCGCCCGGCCCGCACCCGGACCCACGGCGCCAGCAGCGACGGGCGCGGACGACGCGGATGTCGAACAGCGGTTCGCGAAGTGGATTGCCGACTTTCGCGCCGCCGCGCGCACGCAAGGCATCAGCGACGCAACGCTGCACAGCGCGTTCGACCAAGTCCAGTACTTGCCGCGCGTGATCGAGCTCGATCGCGCCCAGCCCGAATTCACGCGCACCGTCTGGGACTACCTCGACAACGCCGTTACGCCGCAGCGCGTGGCCACGGGACAGGACAAGCTCCTGCAGGTGCGCACCGAAGCCGATGCGGCCGCTGTGCGCTATGGCGTGCCGCCCGCGGTGATCGTCGCCATCTGGGGCATGGAAAGCAACTACGGCGGCAACTACGGCAATACCCCGGTCGTCGACGCGTTGGCCACGCTCGGTTTCGAAGGGCGCCGCGAAGATTGGGCCAAGCGCGAGTTGCTGGCCGCATTGAAGATTCTCGACAGCGGCGACATCGCGCGCGAGCGGATGATCGGTTCCTGGGCCGGTGCCATGGGCCAGACGCAGTTCCTGCCCTCCAACTTCCTGGCCTATGCGGTGGATGCCGACGGCGACGGTCGGCGCGACATCTGGGGCAGCATGCCCGATGTGGTGGCTTCCACCGCCAACTTTCTTTCGCGCTCCGGCTGGCAGGCCGGTGTGCCGTGGGGCGTGGAAGTGCGGTTGCCGCCGGGCTTCGACTACGGCCGTGCCGATACGTCGGTGCGGCAGTCGTCCGGGCAATGGGCGGCCGAGGGGCTGCGCGCGATCGACGACCAGCCGTTGCCGGAGTTTGCCGAGGCCACGGTGCTGCTGCCCGCCGGGGCACGCGGGCCGGCCTTCCTGATCGGGCCGAACTTTCGTGCCGTTCTGCGCTACAACAACTCGACCAACTACGCACTCGCGGTCGGGCTTCTTGCGCAGCGCCTGGGCGGCGGGCCGGGGGTGCAGGCGGCATGGCCGCGGGACCTGCCCGCGCTCTCGCGCAGCCAGATGGTCGAGCTGCAAACCGCGCTCAACCAGCGCGGCTTTGCAACCGGCGCAGCGGATGGCGTGATGGGCCCCGCCACGCGCGAGGGACTGCGCCGCTACCAGCGCAGTGTCGGCCTGCCGGCGGACGGCTATCCCAGCGCGGAGCTGCTGCAGCGCCTGCAGCAGCCATAG